Genomic window (Brachyspira hampsonii):
TATCATCTAAACCGAACAAATCTTTAAGTCCCAAAGCAATAACAGCTAATGAGTAAGAGTCATTACATTGTCCTGCATCTAATACTCTAGGTATGCCGTTAATATCTCCTAAATCTAATTTATTGTATCTGTATTTAGCACATCCTGCAGTTAATATTACAGTATCTTTAGGAAGTTTTTGAGCGAATTCAGTATAGTATTCTCTCTCTTTATGTCTTCCGTCGCATCCGCCCATTACAATAAATCTTTTTATAGCACCAGATTTTACAGCTTCAGCAATTTTATCTTTAAGTGATAATACCTGATTATGAGCAAATCCTCCAACTATAAAACCGCTTTCTATTTCTTTAGGAGCTTCGCATTTTTTAGCATGCTCTATTATAGGAGTAAAATCTTTATCGCTTTCTTTATCTGTATGGCTTTCTATATGTTTTAAGCCCTCAAAACCTGCTGCTCCTGTTGTATATACTCTGTCTTTATAACTTGCTAAAGGAGTTACTATACAGTTTGTAGTCATTAGTATAGGTCCGTTGAAACTTTCAAAATCTTTTCTTTGATCCCACCAAGCTCCGCCGTAATTGCCTACAAAATGTTTATATTTTTTTAATTCTGGGTAGTAGTGAGCAGGAAGCATTTCAGAGTGAGTATATACATCTACTCCTGTACCTTCTGTTTGTTTTAATAATATTTCTATATCTTTTAAATCATGACCAGATACTAATATTCCCGGATTTTTTCCTACACCTATATTAACTTTTGTCATTTCTGGGTTACCATAAGTAGCAGTATTAGCTTTATCAAGAAGAGCCATTCCGTCAACACCGTTTTTACCTGTTTCAAGCACCAATGCTAAAAGTTCATCAGAATTTATATCATCTCTTAATGTTTCATTTAAAGCTCTCTGTATAAAAGCATCAACTTCTTCATTCTCATAATCAAGCATATTAGCATGTCTCATATAAGCACTTAATCCCTTAACTCCGTATATAACAGTTTCTTTAAGGCTTCTTATATCTTCATTTTTCTCTTCTAATACGCCTACTGTTTTTGATTTAGCGTCCATATCCTCTTTGCTTTTAGGAGTCCATAAAGATTCTTCAAGTATAAGTGATTTATCTTTTACCTGATTTGCTAATTCATTACAAAGTTTTGCAGTGTATTCTATTCTCTTATAAAAAACTTCTTTATCAAAGTTGGCATTTGTTATAGTAGTAAATAAATTGAATGTTACATCATGATTAACTTTTTTATCTACTTTTCCGCCCTCTTTTCTTATAGCAGTTGTTATATTAGAAAGCCCTTTAGTTACATGAACTAGTAAGTCTTCTAAATATGCTAAATCTGGTTTTTTACCGCATACTCCTGAAGTAACACAGCCTGTGTTATTCATTGTTTCCTGACATTGATAACAAAACATTTTATTGTCCATTTAATCCTCCATTTATTTTTTTTGTTTTGATTTTTTATCATCTGTTTTTATTTATCTTGAAATCCTTATCCAATAAATAATGATCTTTGATTGTATGGCTTTCCATATAGTTTTTGAACTTTCTGTTTATATCATTAACTAAATCACCCATTATGCAGCTTGAGCAGTATTTACCGCATTTAGAATGAAACAAACAGCTTCTCTGCCAATTTTTACCCTCTATAGTTTCGTATATCTCCAAAAAAGAAGCATTTTCTTTACCATCAGCAATTTTAAATCCGCCTGCAGGTCCTTTTAATGAAGTAAGATACCCTGCCTTTACAAGTGCCTGAAGAACTTTCGACAAATGATTAGACGAAACATCAAATCTTTCTGCTATATCTTTAAGAGATGCAAACTCTTTAATAGATATATATACTGCAGAGTGCAGAGCTATAGCTGATGCTTCTGATATTGGAATCATTTTTTATTCCTGTCATTACTAATTTAGTATATTGGTACTATAATACTAAATTAGTTTTTTGTCAATAGTTTTAAGAAAATATTTTTCAATTTTTATTTTTCTTATTTTTTATTTTTTAAGACAGTTTTTGTCATTAAAATGTGTTATACTATATAGCTATATTTATTTTTAAGGACTATTATATGGCAGAAACAAATAATCAAGATAATAAATCTGTAGAAATGCGCAGCATAGAAGAGTTAAGGGGGTACAATTTCCTCATACCTAGCTATCAAATGTGTATAGATGGAGAGGTGAAAATGGAGAAGTTCAGGCTTTATTGGAATATATAAAAGAATTTATAGAAAATAAAAAAGGAGATGAAAAGTATTGTCTTAACCCTATAGCTGTAAAAAAAGATGATAATAAAGAACAATATAATTTAGTAGACGGACAGCAAAGATTAACTACCATTTATTTGATATTAAAATATTTAAATAATATTAAACTTAATAATGGAAATCCTGAACAATTTAAATTTACTTTAAAATATGAAACAAAATCAAATGAAAGCTTTTTAGATGAAATTAAAGAAAATTGTTATAAACAAAACATAGACTATTATTATATTTTTGAAGCTTATAAATATATAGATATTTGGTTTAAAAAAAATGAAAATAATCAAATAGAGAAAAAAAACTTTAAAGAAAACTTTAAGAAAAACTTATTAAAGAATGTAAATATAATATGGTATAATATAGGAGGCGATGATGAAAATGAAACTTTTCAAAGGCTTAATGCTGGTAAAATATCTTTGACTAATTCTGAATTAATAAAGGCTATAATTTTAAGATATTCTCATCAAAATAACTTATCAGAAGATATAAGAAAATTGGAACAGATTAATATGGCTAATCAATGGGAAAATATAGAAATAGAACTTGATAATAATGATTTTTGGTATTTTATTTGCAAAGATAAAAAATTATCATATAAATATAATGTTAGAATAGACTTTTTATTCCATATCATATATGAATCCGAAATAGTCCGTATTGATGATAATGAAGAGTATAAAATATTTAGGCATTTTTATGAAAAAATTAATAATCCTAATGGTTATAACTTAAAAAGTATATGGGAATATATAGTTTCATATTTTTATATTTTAAAAGAATGGTATGAAGATAATCAAATTTATAATGATTTAGGTTTTTTAATTACAGAAAGTAATAGAACTATTAGTGATTTTCTAAAAAAATATAAAAATTCAGAAAGTAGATATAGTTTTAAAATAGAAATAAAGAATATGATAAAAAATATAATATGTGGAAAAAATATTGATGATAAAGAAAAACTAGATAATATAGGCTCTATAATAATAAAATTAAATTATAGTGATAAAGATAAAGTAAAGAAATTATTATTATTATTTAATATAATAGAGAGTTCTAAAGAAAATATTAGATTTAGTTTTGAAAAATATAAAAATATATCCAAGTGGAGCATAGAGCATATTTATGCAAGAAACTCTGAAGATTTAAGCGATAATCAAAAAATAGTATTTGTTAAAGACCATATAGAATATCTTAAAAATAATGCAGAGAAGTATTTTGAAGAATACAAACAAGAACAATCAAATGAAAATGAAATAAAAATATCTTTGGAATTAATAAAAAATATGAAATCAGAAAATGAGTATAAAACATATTTTGAAGATATATGCAGTTTAGTTTATTTTATAGAAAGGAAATTAAGTGAACAATATATAGATAAAGAACAAGAATATGTAGATAATAATGATTTAGATAATATTCAGAATTTAGCTTTACTTGATTCTGATTCAAATTCTTCTTTAAATAATTCTATATTTCAAATAAAAATAAAAAAAATAAAAGAATTTTTAAAAGATCCAAAAAAATATATTCCTATAGCAACAAAAAATGTATTTTTAAAATATTATACAAAGGAAGCAAAACAGATATTATTTTGGTCTAATACTGACATGAATAATTATATTGAATATATAGTAAATAGTGTTCAAGAATATTTAAATACAAATGGAGAAATATATGAATAATAATATAAATATTGATAATAACTTGGTAAACTTAAAAGATATTTTATATAATAATAAAAAAGTAATAGTTCCAATTATACAAAGAGGATATGCCTAAGGCAGAATTGATGCAGAAGCAACTAATATAAGAAACAATTTTTTGGATTCTATAATCAAATATTTATTTAATGAAAAATATAATAATGATTTTATATTAGATATTATATACGGAGTTAATGATGATAATATATTTTATCCTATAGACGGTCAGCAAAGATTAACAACATTATTTTTATTTCATTGGTATATTTACAATTGCTTAAAAGAAGATAGAACATTTTTATCAAATTTTTCGTATGAAACTAGAATAACATCTGCAAATTTTTTATCATTGATAAATAGCAATAAAATAAATATAGATTTTGATAAAGATATAATATCAAATCAAATAACAAGTAATATATCATTTTTAAATTATTATAGAAAAGATCCAACTGTTAATGGAATTTTATTAGTATTAGATGAAATTCATAAAAAAATACAACCTTATATTAAAGCAGTCAACAATAAAGAAGATATAATTATAAGATTAAATAATATTAAATTTTTTAAACTTGATATAAAAGGTGATTATGATGATTTGTATATAAAAATGAACTCAAGAGGAAAGCAATTAACAGATTTTGAAATATTTAAATCAAAAATAGAAAAATTCTTATCAGAAAATAATAATGGATTTGATGAAAAAATAGATATAGATTGGACAAACTTTATATGGGATTTTATAAAAGAAGATATAAATAATAAAGATGAAGGTTATAGAGTTGATGATTTATTTATGAAGCTATTTCAATTTATTTTTGAAATGCTTTATTATTCTCAAATAGAAATTGTTGGTAAGGTTGAGGATATTAAAAAATTAGAAATAGAAGAATCAAGTTTAGATTTTTTTGAATTGTTTTTCATTCATATATACGATAATGAAAAAAAAGAATATTTAAATAAATTAAAAGTAAATTCTATAAAAAATGAAAAAGATCAAAAAACAACACTAAACAAAAATATAAATTTTATTATTAATATATTTGATATACTTTCATCACTTGGAAAATGTAAATTGGAAACTTTATTTAATGACATATTTTATTATAATAATGAATCAGAAAACGATGAAGATAAATATAATAAAATTTGTACATTTGATGATAATTTAAATGTATTTAATAATGATAATAATTTATTTGAATTTACTACTATAAGAAAACGTATTTTAATATTTTCTGTATTCAAAATACTCAATTATGAATACTTAAAAAATAAGGAAAATATAATAGATATAAATAATATAAAAAATACGTGCTTTAATCAACTAAGACTTATAATAAATTTATTATATAATACCAATAACTTATCAAATAATATATATTATCAAATGAAGCTGATTGATAGAATCATTAAAGAAGATGAAATTACAGTGATAAAAGATCAGCTTGATAAAGAAAAGAAAATAGAAAATACTTTATTTACAAATGATTTGATAGAGTCTGAAAAAAGAAAATTAGATATATTAAAATATAGTACAGATTATATAAAACAAAGAATTTACGCTTGTGAGAATAATGTATTTTTACAAGGTAATATTGATTTCTTATTAGACAATAGAGGTAATTAAAATATAGTTAATGTAGTAAATTATATTTTTACTAAAAATGGCTTTAATAATGAAAATGGAAATTATTTAATACATAGGGCTATATTAGTATTTATTGATAAAATAGAAAGTTTTAGACCTTATTATACTACAACAATATCTATATTTAGAAATAATAAAGATAATGATAATAAAAAATTATTGATAAAATATCCAAATAAATTAAAAGAGTTTATCAATACTATATTTAATGATAAAGTAAATAAAACTATATTGGATAAATGAGGAATATAATAGATAATTATAAAGATGATAGCCATTGGAAATATTTGATAATAAAAGATGCTAAAGATGCAAATGGCAATGATGTAAATTTATGCAATAAAAAATATTCATCTTCAGGCGAATTAAAAAAACATCAATATAGCGGTTATTATTTATATTCTAAGTCTAGAAGTAGTACTCATTTGGATATACCATTGTCAACTAAAGTGCATACAATGTTTGCTCAGTTCTTGCAAGTGCCAGAACATACAGACTTTAAATTATACTATTATGATGGAACTAATAATCCTGAAATTACTGATAAATCAAGAATATTAATATATAAAAATCCAAATCAAAATAATGATGAAATTTTATATTGTTATAGTTGGGTTACTTTAGCTAAAGAAATAGAAATAGCAGACGAAAAAGTTTTAGTGGGTTTTACTACTGCTGGCTATATAATTCAGTGCGGATTAAGAAAATAAAAATCTTTCAACGATCCTGAAATATCTAAAAAAGTTTTTGAATTATTAGAAGATAAGGAACTTAATTTTTATGTATATAAGCAACATTACGAACATCCTGATTGGTATTATATGAAAGATTTGGATAATTATTATGAAATGTTAGAAGAATATAATAAAATATTAAAACCTGTTATAGACGCTTTTCTACAAAATAAATAATAATTAATTTGTTGTTAAAATAAAGGAGTTTAACTTAAATTAAAAGCTAAGCTCCTTTTTATATATAGAGTTATAGTATTTGCACTTTTTATAACTTTTAGCAGTTGGAAAAAGAACAACAAAAATTGTATATATAGAGAGTTATAGTATATGGAATTTTTCTCTGTCATCAAGTTTTACAAAGTGCTTGGAAAATTTTAAGAAATTCACGAAAATATTTTATAAATAAAAATAGTTTAACTTTTTAAAAGTTAGACTTTTTTATAAAACAATTTTAATTATATACACCGCCCTTTATATTTAGTAATTTATTTTTAAAATCTAACTTCAATTATTTTGTTAATCAAATTATAAATTAAAGTACCCACCCTAGTTTTATTTAAATTTATAATGCATTAACACGCACGCATAGTAGTTAAAGAAATATAATTTAGTTATTAATTCAATTTAAATTTATTATATAAATCTGTTTAGCGTGCGTTAAATGAAATGTTAATTTAAATAAGATTTTGCTTTAAATTTTATTATTGAATATTAGACTTATTGTTTTAACTCGAATATTTAATTATCTTAATTATAATTCAAGTTTTATTTAAAATTATTGTAATACTTAACAAAATAAAACTAATTACTGTTGACAATAATTTTATATTGCTGTATAATCTATAATTAATTATTAATAACTATTTTAGGAAATATTGTAAATGAAAACAATCATCGTTATGAACAAAATGTTTTGCCTCATGCAAATGTGTATGTTTAATAATGATGGCTGTCAATAATAATTTATTTTTTATTTTGTACTTTAAAGCCGTCAAATTTATTTGGCGGCTTTTTTTATTCTATTATTAAGGAGTATTATAAAGATGTCAAGAGAATTAAAATTTGAAACATTAGCAGCACATGCAGGACAGGATTCTAATGATATATTCGGAAGCAGAGGGGTTCCGGTATACAAAACTACTTCATATCTATTTAGAGATTCAAAACATGCTGCTGATTTATTTGGTTTAAAAGAACTTGGGTATATTTATACAAGACTTGGAGATCCTACAGCAGATGTATTAGAAAAAAGAATTACTGCTATGGAAGGCGGTAAGGCATCTATTGCGGTATCATCTGGAACAAATGCAATATTTTATACTATAATCACTATATGTGAGGCAGGTGATGAAATAGTTTCAGCATTTAATGTATATGGAGGTACATATTCACAATTTGCAGCAATACTTCCTAAACTTGGAATTAATACAAAATTTGTAGATGCTAAAGATCCTGCTAATTTTGCTAAGGCTATCACTGATAAAACTAAATTAATATTTATAGAAACAATTTCAAACCCTTCATTAGATTTTACAGATATTGAAGCAGTTGCAAAAATAGCACATGATGCGGGAATACCTCTAGTTATAGATGCTACTTTTACAACACCTTATCTTTTGCAGACTATCAAACATGGTGCAGATATTGTAATCAACTCACTTACAAAATGGATAGGCGGACATGGAAGTGCTATAGGAGGAATAATCACTGATAGCGGTAATTTTAATTGGCAAAGTGATAAATTCCCTCTATTTTCACAACCTGATTCAAATTATCATGGATTAAGATGGGCTTATGATTTACCAGATGAGCTTAAAAATATAGCATTTACTTTGAGAGTAAGAACTGTACCGCTTAGAAATTTGGGTGCTTGTCTTTCACCTGATAACTCTTGGGTATTCATTCAGGGAACCGAGTCTTTAGCAGTAAGAATGGACAGACATTGTTCTAATGCTTTAAAAGTTGCTGAGTTTTTAGAAAAAGATGATAGAGTTGAATGGGTAAGATATCCTGGTCTTAAAAATGATCCTTCATATAATACAGCAAGTAAATATTTAAAAGATAAATTCGGAGGAATGGTTGTATTCGGTATAAAAGGCGGATATGAAGCTGCAGTTAAATTTATAGATAATATAAAATTATTCTCTCATTTGGTAAATGTCGGAGATGTTAAGAGTTTAGTTGCACATCCTGCTTCTACTACACATTCTCAATTATCTGAAGAAGAATTGAAAAAAGGAGGAATAAGCAAAAACTTTATCAGGCTTTCAATAGGCATAGAACATATTGATGATATACTTTATTATTTAGATGAGGCTTTAACTATAGCAAATAAATAATTTAAACTATAAAAAACAGGGGTATAAATATTTACTCCTGTTTTAATAAGAGGGTTATTTTATGAAGAATATAAAAAACAGAAAAGAACATAAAAACAATGAACAGGAAAACAATGAAATTAAATATCTTAATTATGATAAGGCTTTCAAATTTGAAAATGGAGCTTCAATAAATGAATTAACTATAGCATATACAGTAAACGGACATTTAAATGTTAATAAAGATAATGCTATTCTAGTATGTCATGCTTTCACAGGAGATGCTGATGTTCTCTCTTGGTGGGAGAATTTCGTTGGTAAGAAAAAGGCAATAGATACAGATAAATATTTTGTAATATGTTCTAATGTTTTAGGTGGCTGCAGCGGAACAACAGGACCTTCTTCTAAAAAGCCAAATAGTAATTCATATTATGGTACGGATTTTCCTACTTTCACGATTAAAGATATAGTAAAAGTACAAAAAATATTAGTTGATAGTTTAGGAATAAATAAACTTTATTGTGTTGCAGGCGGCTCCATGGGAGGCATGCAGGTATTACAATGGACGGCTTCTTATCCTCAGATGATGGAAAAAGCAATAGTAATAGCAAGCTCTATGAGTCATTCTCCTATGCAGATAGCTTTAAATGAAATAGCAAGACAGGCAATAACCGAAGATACTGAATGGTACGGAGGAAAATATTATGGTATGTCTACTCCTGACAGAGGACTTGCTTTGGCCAGAATGCTCGGACATATTACATACATGAGTGAAGAGTATATGAGAAAAAAATTCGGAAGAAAGAGAAAAAGAGCTGTTAAATATTTCACACCTTCTTTTGAAGTAGAAAATTATCTTCATTATAACGGAGAAAAATTTACTGCAAGATTCGATGCAAATAGTTTTTTATATCTTACCAAAGCTATGGATTTCTTTGATGTTAAAGATGAAATAAAAAAAATAAAATATAAAAAGAATATTAGTTTAGAAAAAGTTCTTGTTATATCTTTTATATCAGATTGGCTTTATCCAAGCACACAGTCAGCAGAGATAGTTTCTGCCTATCAGCATTCTAGTATAGATACTATATTTTATGAAATAGAATCTAATTACGGACATGATGCTTTTTTACTTAAGAATACAGAACAGACTAAATATATAAAAAATTTTTTAAATAATTAATAGCCTTGTTTCAAAAGACTTAATAAGATTATATATAAAAAATAGTAATTTGTTAATTATAAAAATAATGTTTTAAACTCTATTTTAGTATATGAATATGCCATCTTGACTGCAAAGTGTATGCAAAATAAGTGTCGGTTTGAACTGTGAGCAAAGCCCCAAACTAATAAAAAAATACTAAACTAAAAAACTATAAATGTTAATAAATTAAGTTTTGAAATAAGTCTGATATAAACTTTGTAATTTTTATCAAATAAAAAGGCCTACTAAATTTAATTAGTAAGCCTAAAATAGTTATTATTTATAGATCTGGATGTAAATTATTTATTAGTCTAAGCAATTCAGCTCTCCATTTTTTTCCATCCCAGCAAATATATTCTATACAATCAACCTCTCTGGATTTAGATAGATCCCCATTCGGAGATATAAATATTTTATCTCCTTTTATATCTAATCTAAAATTATTAAAATTTACATCTTTGTAGTATAAATAATCTTCGGTATGACAATTATTTTTGTCGCCATTTCTATAATGGACAAAATATCCATCATGAAAAATAGCAGTCCAATTAGTATTATCCCAAGTAATATAATCTAGACAATATGATGCTGTTTTAATTTCTTTATGTTCTATTCCAGAAAATAAAAACCATTGATTATTATTCATAAATATGCACTCCTTTTTAAGTTTTATGATATTTTATTTGAATATAAAATAAACAATATATAATCAATTTTATTTTTTAAAAATCAATATAATAAAAAAGGCTTACTAATTTAATAGCAAGCCTTTTTATAAAAATTTTATTTTTTACTGTACATTATTCATAGAAGCCAAGTACTGCATTATCTGAAGTCTTCTGCTTTCAACATCTTTATCCAAATTAGCTATCACATCATTACTAACAGCTAAAGGCGACATTACTCTTTTGAAGTCATTATATATATTTAAAGCCTCTATTACTTTGTTTTGTTCTATATATATATGACCTATAGCATACAAAGCAAATGCTCCGTCTTGAGTAAGCTCATTAGTATATTTTGAATATGTACTTACAGCTTCATCATACATTTTATTATTAAGATAAATATTAGCTAAATCAAATTCTAAGTCTCTTCTTTCATCTCTAGTCAAGTCAGACATTTTTAAGGTATCATTTAATATTCTGATAGAACTTGCTGTATCCCCTAAATTAGCATAAAGTATTGATATATCTTTATTAACACCTATCAAATGTTCTTTGCTTCTTGCTCTTTTTTTAGCTTCTAATTTTGCCCATAAAGTTTCTTCTATATCCTGTCTGTTTTGATATATATAATTAGCATAGGAAGAATAGCTTTCAAAAGTATCTTCTTTCATAGCCTGAGCTTTTAAATTATCAGCCTGTTGTCTTGTAGTTTTAAGCTGTGCATCTATTCTAGCAATAAATTGTTTTATCTGCTGATAAGTTTGATTCTGCTCTCTTGCAGCATCTCCCATATCTTTTCCTCTGTGGAAAGTTCTTTCTGCTCTAGTAAGCACATCTTTAGCTTTATTTAAATACTCTGCCTCTTTATCATAAGGAGTATCTTTTGAACGTGCCAAATATTCATAAGAAGCAGCCAAATTAAAGTAAGCAGGATAAATAAGTTTTTCTAGTTTTATAAGCTCTTCAAACATTAAAGCAGCTCTTTCATAATTACCATCCATAATAGCCTGATTGCCTACAGCAAAGTATACATTAGACATATCAAAGCCTATAGTAAGCATTCTTTCTTCTTCCTGTTTTTTTAAGTCCTGAAACTCTGCTATTTTTTGATTAGCTTCATCTTTTGTAATGCCATTTTTAGCAATGTCTCCATTACCCATAAAGCCTAAAAGTTTCTGATATGTTTTTATTCTTCTATTGTATAAATCTATTTTGGCAAGAGAATATGAACTTACAAATATCTCTCTAGTTAAGAAATCATAATGCGAAATCTCTTCGGCTGTTCCCTGCATAGTGTAGCTATTCCAATAATCCTCTTCTGTTTTAAACTCTGGGAAAGGAAGCTCATACATTTTTACAAAAGTTATCTCTTCGTTACCGTCATAAATATTTTTTCTTGCTACAGAAATCAAGCCTTCATCTAATAATGCATTTAAGTCAGAAGCTATTTTTTCATTTTCATAATCTCTTTTTAAATGCTCTTTGGCAATATCTTTATAGTCATTAACAGTAAGCACTTTAAAGAACTCTAATTCATCAACCAAAGCATATTTTATAGGCTGTACTTTGAATACAAGTCCGTAAGCCTTGAAGTAGTAATCACCAAGCCTATAAAGTCCGTCTCGTCTCCAAGCCATATAATAAGGTCTGCCAGACTCTATAAAGTCTTTATCAACAGCATCGCTTATATCCCCGAGCCATCTGCCGTCAGTTTTCATAAGGTTTCCGTATATTCTTTCAAATACATTACCCTTTTGGTCATATATTTTTAAATCTGGTCTTCTTCTTTCAACCATAGTGTAATATACAAGCCCGAATACTTGGTTGTCTCCTCCCTCTGTGGCAAATATCGCATTGTCTGGAAGAGAGTTCATCATATTGTATGAATAGTCATGATTACTAAAATCTTTTGAGTTATTATTACGGCTTAGATTCATTACAAATATAGGTATCATTATTGCAAATATTGCTATAAGTGATATTGCATGATAAGGTTTTAATTGAGTATCAGCACTTTCTTCTTTAGCAGGTTTTAATACATTTTTTATATTAGTATTAAAATATTCCATATACCACTGAATACCAAAGCCTATTATTACAAGCATATATAAAGTTGCTGGAAGGAAGAATACTTCTACAAATGATAAAGTTCTAACACTTGGAGGGGGATTAGTATATGCCATAAGTGACACAGCAAAACTTAAAAGCCCGAATACTGAGAATATCCCTATAAATTTATTTTTCTTAAATATTTGAAATAGTCCAGGTATTAAGAATAATAATCCTAAAGCTGTTAATTGGGTTTTAAATATATTTATCAAAGCAGATACTTGTTCTGGGTGAAGTATGAATGCGGCAGAAACATCGTTTCCAGAAGTACCGTACTGCTTTCTATGTATCATACTAAATAAATAGCTTAAATTCTCCCAACCTGAAGGTTCATTTAATTGTCCCCAGTTTAGTGGAGGCAAAGCTCTTGCTCTTATAGGCATGTAGGCGTATATCATAACTCCTACTGCAAGCATTAAAAGCATTTTATAATATGATATTGATATTCCTGTTATAAAGTCATTATCATTATTAAATTTATCTATTTTGCATAAGAAATATCTGTACACTAAGCACCAAACAACTACTAAAAATAAAGGCCAGAATACTAAGAACATTCCTTTATATAGAGTAGGGTAGAATGGAGCTTTCAGATTCTGTATCATATCTGGTCTTAAATAAGAACCATTTGCAAGTGCTGTAAATATATCGCTCATTATATTCATATCAGCGAAAGGCTTAAATATTATAGAGAATATTGAATCATTAGAAGCTACTCCCGGAGGGAAATATAAATAAGCCTCATAATTCATAATAAATCTGTAGTACCCAAATCCTCCTATAAATAATAATACTAAAAATACGAATATTGATATAAAAGAAGTTTCTATATGATTAATATATCTGTCTTTATGCACCAAAAATAAAACTACAGCTACAAATAAAAGCGGAGCAAAAGCGAAAGGCAAAGTTACATGGTGATTTGCAAGTGCTACCCCATAGAGAAATC
Coding sequences:
- the hcp gene encoding hydroxylamine reductase yields the protein MDNKMFCYQCQETMNNTGCVTSGVCGKKPDLAYLEDLLVHVTKGLSNITTAIRKEGGKVDKKVNHDVTFNLFTTITNANFDKEVFYKRIEYTAKLCNELANQVKDKSLILEESLWTPKSKEDMDAKSKTVGVLEEKNEDIRSLKETVIYGVKGLSAYMRHANMLDYENEEVDAFIQRALNETLRDDINSDELLALVLETGKNGVDGMALLDKANTATYGNPEMTKVNIGVGKNPGILVSGHDLKDIEILLKQTEGTGVDVYTHSEMLPAHYYPELKKYKHFVGNYGGAWWDQRKDFESFNGPILMTTNCIVTPLASYKDRVYTTGAAGFEGLKHIESHTDKESDKDFTPIIEHAKKCEAPKEIESGFIVGGFAHNQVLSLKDKIAEAVKSGAIKRFIVMGGCDGRHKEREYYTEFAQKLPKDTVILTAGCAKYRYNKLDLGDINGIPRVLDAGQCNDSYSLAVIALGLKDLFGLDDINDLPIVYNIAWYEQKAVIVLLSLLYLGVKNIHLGPTVPGFLSPNVVNILVSKFGISGIGNVDEDLKKFNLIA
- a CDS encoding RrF2 family transcriptional regulator, producing MIPISEASAIALHSAVYISIKEFASLKDIAERFDVSSNHLSKVLQALVKAGYLTSLKGPAGGFKIADGKENASFLEIYETIEGKNWQRSCLFHSKCGKYCSSCIMGDLVNDINRKFKNYMESHTIKDHYLLDKDFKINKNR
- a CDS encoding DUF262 domain-containing protein — protein: MYRWRGENGEVQALLEYIKEFIENKKGDEKYCLNPIAVKKDDNKEQYNLVDGQQRLTTIYLILKYLNNIKLNNGNPEQFKFTLKYETKSNESFLDEIKENCYKQNIDYYYIFEAYKYIDIWFKKNENNQIEKKNFKENFKKNLLKNVNIIWYNIGGDDENETFQRLNAGKISLTNSELIKAIILRYSHQNNLSEDIRKLEQINMANQWENIEIELDNNDFWYFICKDKKLSYKYNVRIDFLFHIIYESEIVRIDDNEEYKIFRHFYEKINNPNGYNLKSIWEYIVSYFYILKEWYEDNQIYNDLGFLITESNRTISDFLKKYKNSESRYSFKIEIKNMIKNIICGKNIDDKEKLDNIGSIIIKLNYSDKDKVKKLLLLFNIIESSKENIRFSFEKYKNISKWSIEHIYARNSEDLSDNQKIVFVKDHIEYLKNNAEKYFEEYKQEQSNENEIKISLELIKNMKSENEYKTYFEDICSLVYFIERKLSEQYIDKEQEYVDNNDLDNIQNLALLDSDSNSSLNNSIFQIKIKKIKEFLKDPKKYIPIATKNVFLKYYTKEAKQILFWSNTDMNNYIEYIVNSVQEYLNTNGEIYE
- a CDS encoding DUF262 domain-containing protein; amino-acid sequence: MDSIIKYLFNEKYNNDFILDIIYGVNDDNIFYPIDGQQRLTTLFLFHWYIYNCLKEDRTFLSNFSYETRITSANFLSLINSNKINIDFDKDIISNQITSNISFLNYYRKDPTVNGILLVLDEIHKKIQPYIKAVNNKEDIIIRLNNIKFFKLDIKGDYDDLYIKMNSRGKQLTDFEIFKSKIEKFLSENNNGFDEKIDIDWTNFIWDFIKEDINNKDEGYRVDDLFMKLFQFIFEMLYYSQIEIVGKVEDIKKLEIEESSLDFFELFFIHIYDNEKKEYLNKLKVNSIKNEKDQKTTLNKNINFIINIFDILSSLGKCKLETLFNDIFYYNNESENDEDKYNKICTFDDNLNVFNNDNNLFEFTTIRKRILIFSVFKILNYEYLKNKENIIDINNIKNTCFNQLRLIINLLYNTNNLSNNIYYQMKLIDRIIKEDEITVIKDQLDKEKKIENTLFTNDLIESEKRKLDILKYSTDYIKQRIYACENNVFLQGNIDFLLDNRGN
- a CDS encoding O-acetylhomoserine aminocarboxypropyltransferase/cysteine synthase family protein is translated as MSRELKFETLAAHAGQDSNDIFGSRGVPVYKTTSYLFRDSKHAADLFGLKELGYIYTRLGDPTADVLEKRITAMEGGKASIAVSSGTNAIFYTIITICEAGDEIVSAFNVYGGTYSQFAAILPKLGINTKFVDAKDPANFAKAITDKTKLIFIETISNPSLDFTDIEAVAKIAHDAGIPLVIDATFTTPYLLQTIKHGADIVINSLTKWIGGHGSAIGGIITDSGNFNWQSDKFPLFSQPDSNYHGLRWAYDLPDELKNIAFTLRVRTVPLRNLGACLSPDNSWVFIQGTESLAVRMDRHCSNALKVAEFLEKDDRVEWVRYPGLKNDPSYNTASKYLKDKFGGMVVFGIKGGYEAAVKFIDNIKLFSHLVNVGDVKSLVAHPASTTHSQLSEEELKKGGISKNFIRLSIGIEHIDDILYYLDEALTIANK